Proteins from a genomic interval of Toxoplasma gondii ME49 chromosome Ia, whole genome shotgun sequence:
- a CDS encoding Yip1 domain-containing protein (encoded by transcript TGME49_293300~Predicted trans-membrane domain (TMHMM2.0):229-252:261-284:308-331:340-360:372-395), with translation MASLDTADLVASQAPLPPDWYEYHDPRGVPYFHNPRLNVTQWERPTASASPTVSLEPQRSLESASSRPTVDLSAGRGALGSDRKAGSLQGDFLSLSDASLEPHRSLRAEAKARGALLDAPEPARFSDEPRRGGFFGLCGCCDEAAGHLYRLFDVTTEQILQRLRLSLLPWKTATCAPSAASACAGDVPEAADQGPSSASASPLGALSTPASLVFLQSPDAYGPFWCATTLVLLCFACSNLPLLLWPTVFAAAGLSADVGLLTQAAGAVYAALFVPPLLVWLGLLWEKHSGAGVQTPEAPASQEPRFDQLLCLQGYALVPLCAGTACLLVLGLLPHHPSVAALRWAAVGAAGAAASRFLYVHLTPLLSGQRRGARLAAIAGLLASVLLLLFVLLSFARTSQLPDTSPPAAVSAEKSWPEQNGDSPEPASGPSRDRYEGKQGAEEGKEEGKEGEDGDRERDRGQVVRVEGLEEKFVGTKHEHVEEAGRGTEGEMQDERRGDRPQARKREATEGMEETESLSETRQTLRREDERGDRDHGETSGAGEEGVKSGRERREASVGDVEEENAQLEETRRERTDTKESDRSEASP, from the coding sequence ATGGCGTCCCTCGATACGGCAGACCTTGTGGCGTCGCAGGCTCCGCTGCCGCCAGATTGGTACGAGTACCACGATCCGCGCGGCGTACCGTACTTCCACAATCCCCGTCTCAACGTCACGCAGTGGGAGCGGCCGACGGCCTCGGCCTCTCCGACCGTGTCTCTGGAGCCCCAGCGGTCTTTGGAGTCGGCTTCTTCGAGGCCGACCGTGGACCTCTCTGCGGGGCGAGGAGCTCTCGGCTCGGACCGAAAGGCCGGCAGCTTGCAGGGGGACTTCCTGTCTCTGAGCGACGCGAGTCTCGAGCCCCACAGGAGCCTCCGCGCGGAGGCCAAGGCCCGCGGGGCGCTTCTGGACGCGCCCGAGCCTGCGCGATTCAGCGACGAGCCTCGCCGGGGAGGATTCTTTGGTCTCTGCGGGTGCTGCGACGAGGCCGCCGGTCACCTGTATAGACTGTTCGACGTGACGACGGAGCAGATTCTTCAGCGACTTCGCCTTTCACTTCTCCCGTGGAAGACCGCGACCTGTGCGCCGAGCGCCGCTTCGGCCTGCGCGGGAGATGTGCCTGAGGCCGCCGATCAAGggccttcgtctgcgtctgcctcgccGCTTGGCGCGCTCTCGACGCCTGcttccctcgtctttctccagtCTCCGGACGCGTACGGACCTTTTTGGTGCGCCACGACGCTCGTGCTGCTCTgcttcgcatgcagcaacttgccgctgctgctgtgGCCGACGGTCTTCGCAGCCGCCGGCCTCTCCGCCGACGTTGGGCTCCTCACGCAGGCTGCCGGCGCGGTCTACGCGGCGCTCTTCGTCCCTCCACTCCTCGTCTGGCTCGGCCTTCTGTGGGAGAAACACAGCGGCGCAGGCGTTCAGACGCCCGAGGCTCCCGCGTCGCAGGAGCCCCGCTTCGACcagctgctctgtctccaagGCTACGCCTTAGTGCCTCTCTGCGCGGGAAcggcctgtctcctcgttctcggCCTCCTGCCTCACCATCCGTCCGTCGCCGCTCTGCGCTGGGCCGCCGTGGGCGCCGCGGGCGCCGCCGCGTCGCGCTTCCTGTACGTCCACCTGACACCGCTCCTGTCGGGCCAGCGGCGCGGCGCGCGGCTCGCAGCGATCGCGGGACTCCTGGCCTCagtgctgcttctcctcttcgttctcctgaGCTTCGCGCGGACTTCGCAACTGCCGGATACCTCCCCACcagccgctgtctccgccgagAAGTCCTGGCCTGAACAGAACGGAGACTCCCCAGAACCGGCCAGCGGCCCGAGCCGGGACCGAtacgaaggaaaacaaggagcggaagaaggaaaagaagaaggaaaagaaggagaagacggggatcgagagagagacagaggacaaGTGGTGAGGGTGGAAGGTCTGGAAGAAAAATTTGTGGGGACGAAGCATGAGCATGTCGAGGAAGCagggagaggaacagagggagagatgcaggacgagagaagaggggatCGACCGCAagcgcggaagagagaagcgaccgAGGGgatggaggagacagagagtctctcggagacgcgacagacaCTAAGGCGTGAGGATGAGAGAGGAGATAGAGATCATGGTGAGACAAGCGGCgccggagaggaaggagtAAAAAGTggacgagaacggagagaggcgagcgtTGGAGATGTCGAGGAGGAGAATGCACAACTcgaagagacgcggaggGAACGCACAGACACTAAGGAGAGCGACAGGTCGGAGGCGTCGCCGTAG
- a CDS encoding hypothetical protein (encoded by transcript TGME49_293290): MRRSADGPASGKLPRSRAETARSFTRSATLGREAETQCCTEKRGTTGARNCVSHAVKLAPQMERTQKGGKRKPSTAPGESRENEEAISTRRDRQREPARLLLTPTLTQLRRRETGTRRHVTSRRRLSPPTVERREETQEREAQLNGRCRRIPALGITRNRGEALRRAGKIRRENADRFTGAWPRLAATREQLGRASRRTPSTVKSHVAGAGSSALPASKTAGKSKKDGRRLAAVLNRRKKADVNRRIPPAAVQNSEHTLCGGRCRAAEDFK, encoded by the exons ATGAGAAGGTCGGCCGACGGGCCGGCGAGTGGGAAACTCCCGCGATCTCGAGCTGAGACTGCCCGCTCTTTTACAAGGAGCGCGACTctggggagagaggcggaaacCCAGTGTTGCACTGAGAAGCGCGGGACCACGGGTGCGCGGAACTGCgtctcgcatgcagtcaaaCTCGCGCCGCAGAtggagagaacgcagaaaggaggaaaaagaaaaccaaGCACTGCCCCAGGAGAGAGTcgcgaaaacgaggaagcgaTTTCAACACGACGCGACCGGCAACGCGAACCTGCTCGGCTGTTGCTCACCCCAACTCTCACCCAACTCCGACGCCGAGAAACCGGCACCCGTCGCCACGTGACCTCTcggcgtcgtctctctccccccaCCGTCGAGCGTCGCGAGGAAAcccaggagagagaagcgcagctgAACGGGCGGTGTCGGCGGATTCCAGCACTCGG AATCACACGGAACAGAGGGGAGGCGCTGCGGCGCGCAGGGAAAATCCGCCGAGAAAACGCCGACCGATTTACCGGAGCATGGCCCCGCTTGGCTGCGACGCGGGAACAACTCGGCCGCGCCAGCCGAAGAACCCCATCAACGGTGAAGAGTCACGTCGCGGGCGCCGGTTCCTCGGCGCTGCCAGCATCCAAGACAGCAGGCAAGTCGAAGAAAGATGGCAGACGACTGGCCGCTGTCCTcaacagaaggaaaaaggcagaCGTTAACCGTCGAATTCCGCCTGCTGCGGTGCAGAACAGTGAACACACACTCTGTGGTGGGCGCTGTCGCGCTGCGGAGGATTTCAAGTGA
- a CDS encoding ribosomal protein L20, putative (encoded by transcript TGME49_293310) yields the protein MQIPRDVIFEVVRGFRGRSRNCIKIARVRAMKALLYSYIMRRQRQRRYRVFWIGRINAAGREWSFPYAWLATSLWRQNIWLDRKMLANLAETEPASFRALVNEGKSVYFWNPDKVRDIQDL from the coding sequence ATGCAGATTCCGCGCGACGTCATTTTCGAGGTCGTGCGAGGCTTCCGCGGACGTTCGCGCAACTGCATCAAGATTGCGCGCGTCCGTGCGATGAAGGCCTTGCTCTACTCGTACATaatgcggagacagcggcagcGTCGGTACCGCGTCTTCTGGATCGGGAGAATCAACGCAGCTGGCAGAGAGTGGAGTTTTCCCTACGCGTGGCTGGCAACCAgtctgtggagacagaacatCTGGCTGGACAGGAAGATGCTCGCGAAcctcgcggagacagaacctGCGTCCTTCAGGGCTCTCGTCAACGAAGGCAAGAGCGTCTACTTCTGGAACCCAGACAAAGTCCGAGACATCCAGGACCTCTAA
- a CDS encoding cyclin protein (encoded by transcript TGME49_293280) produces the protein MRSLTSGDDGEGRSHSREGPSGGRVFLETSAPLSSTCSPPLRLSADTEEPRRSSAGPVCSAPVSSALARSAFGRTLAGSERRAALEAPRARSAPGPSARRRVPRVAGVRPGGRLKKSQGMPVARGREDLSPSSLARRRDTATGAVGAGGFLLWTPSPAEFAACKPQKKDRSSRRKRGQEDQGGLTSGAASGPRRTDGRDRRDSNWSETSTVSCFGTGTPSLMSSGSVRCSSPRRMSSMSDSVPRRLRAGQSRRGSWDVLPREEDRSLLDGSDNATAPGARRERRAPAEETDEAQQQAAKAAESLAGGRLGQSVNRGQGEGDAGEEKREAEEEEEEEEQEEEEVEDEEVTETVDGRDRGVSPFESGCVLDSSSSHRECDKQPVDGDKLCEASVSLEASGSSTGERPRSLPGLDEERREAGGVPQVSPHPRQVVPDPLEEDGRAARCAPGGRREAQQTADATACFDFKSSSSQFTNWAGLGPSRSRHDAPAVRRSESGAFWQAVGAGNLPTGGRAPTKDEEMKQLGRDLAVLLVSSLPLLQDPACSAALRALLKAHPLMAGSSLQVPASALASLSQSLDILLQPQTGNEAATSSSLTSPLASSLASDPWDLATRPCPFAEAAATPGRPVPRESDSDYADLPPMDLSFHGTPALPPAFPAPEAFGQLPSQYASPIQRDLEVRQGDSGPTGADGAGDGAGAASKSARLDPRLWLSRALTHVADLVTDQQISTPQDSLNRSAKTVDKRSVWNTRPCVSVSDPSVSLGVAPVVSDASNSGSHHVRSIAPRRVADNSLFLPSNAQVVFEQAPYRGPPQVPSGDPVYPSCRSSPCQAHGPVSSASWTPDPANATLPVDCAPAPSAAVCHGVSQRLTLPERRSLLAHASSSYGLPAGPEAPVGGRVGTGEAQLIEAPPGVFRAACAPQAFTDVGDGLGVEQREGDRPAYGATQGFQLRQGHHLLERGDQCSGDIWKGAAGPGVRDTETDKRAAERSLRLTLLQPWAVPIPAEAPASLRVLPYEVATAPTPAGLPYGPAHPAGFRCAPGVPFDEPTRTQALREGAVGCMPPQGLPSRQTRQMDSVAVVGPQPPRFCQGDPRVHALPCGSAGIGFVTSGPAGGPVGSGDLPAAGAQALRTREERVKIERSALEAPRERKREDSPTKVAERVRVLELVGQLRRHMGRIAASMSRMRPVSQELCGRAEERGLQASQTPRQDKANEVQAAVAVSRDIAPPQLLDSSTGVSSEPPALHAAEHRRGQQGRFDACVSSDSEQRLAASRRPEEVHADVYRVPPAAFERGRSDVREAGDVCFGEGNSFHPSHHRTVPGASPRPVQEGRSTPSHCLAISTSGSRAPEPFSRGPGGDSWQPQASSCAGRLPEPVQGPHGPDSERQETAERRETVDAREAKAMLRLIPDLYTRHPPALGLLLHDSILPSFFPLHVAEVAAFAALLVQQPPSVAAVLDEVCLSAFLSRAERQAVQSRSCDEAPLRNAGIHRQAERFESRDENREETPENREESDEVHRLWVKEERTSNVFVRSAVDGECGAWETRDGRARERKEAPQFRSRGKNSAATRAAVSEPSEPGAREEPSDCLDTQETAHANSCPTRDASPASGRAYLNAAKRILRSQATQEEFLGEGGNPEKETQQAEQYASRFLSFCSTTLPLSSFCSSNLSTHGDGEAPESLLSVLPSFVTLPSCVESTLASLAPSAPKSQGLLAANLQAGAAASDAQTEPPQDFPLQQVSAQGSSLQDSSEVSETTPCLSNSHASSSFASSSVEPAAAVCMGRAVSSGAELVYGEEAGPSETRGAGVSSSATVETSDVGASWVPGAFHLATATRGRERRATGQAASHEFFSSAPPSQPVSPPFSFQSLRSAHTEAPWSAWATHTSQPPRMEAPEAANPNAESAAGDDAGVREDEVAGGAHRAGSDDLGSGDCGKLTSESRKWEKAQLSSRQRREASRHLHACTRQNSNLGLAPQSRDGESRSVTASDFSSAIHASGLRQPDALRHGTAFSGGASFSQVDSSDLWSLFASKLVPETSIREYVLRLQCFSQISAHEALIALVLISRVIRRHPYLPFGARNAHRLLLTAFMTVTKAHSDRFNTNGLWAKFGGVSVRELNRLEHAFLLLLDHRCLVALDDFCAAFCLVKEVSRTFPATLVRAIAADTRPFGKPAEPLNPAGANRQAGNSPACAGRHERRGESTGERRGESGAEGYHLAFASSSAHSPETGSCPEKIGECGVLCSRCGACAGTGACACSSGAWQEALGGTGGLGVLPNGREVPARPGSEGERFQDALNWRRRLPDHPEGESGASSNASFRQIPGMRGSPVGVNVERRLGEEKPARGGTTSQRIGEASGLTASPQMLLPDFVSSATSEADSGKGGRSVAAANGGTLSQDSTLSRHRGTFHSTAESCREDLRGELRQDAREDSGDASIRRGSSACQESRLRREQLGVCEDLHAACREAVDPQFYRRLLVLRSFPFSFLSAQLKRREAESAGEEEWVLEQNGGTRACDTRGACLSFSYGQCVQSRAGIEGGRERDTFEDRFREVARTLTPDDWMLIKNPLANLLFCPHPAAERL, from the coding sequence ATGAGGAGCTTGACGTCcggcgacgacggagagggaCGCTCTCACTCTCGGGAGGGTCCCTCTGGTGGGCGCGTCTTCCTGGAGACCTCCGCGCCGCTGTCCTCTACCTgctcgcctcctctccgtctctccgcggACACTGAGGAGCCGAGACGGAGCAGCGCGGGACCTGTCTGTtctgcgcctgtctcctctgcactTGCGCGTTCTGCGTTCGGACGGACGCTCGCCGGCTCTGAGAGGCGAGCCGCTCTCGAGGCGCCTCGCGCGCGGTCCGCTCCTGGGCCGTCGGCTCGGCGCCGGGTGCCGCGGGTCGCGGGTGTGCGGCCTGGCGGGCGTTTGAAGAAGTCCCAAGGTATGCCGGTGGCCAGAGGCCGCGAGgacctgtctccgtcctcgctcgcgcgccgcagagacaccgcaaCTGGGGCCGTCGGCGCGGGTGGCTTCTTGCTCTGGACGCCCTCACCCGCCGAGTTCGCGGCCTGCaagccgcagaagaaggaccgGAGCAGTCGCCGGAAGCGCGGGCAGGAGGACCAAGGCGGCCTGACGTCGGGAGCTGCGAGTGGGCCCCGCAGGAcagacgggagagacaggagagacagcaactgGAGCGAGACCAGCACAGTGTCTTGCTTCGGAACGGGGACGCCGAGTCTGATGAGCTCGGGGAGTGTTCGCTGTTCCTCGCCGCGGCGCATGAGCAGCATGAGCGACAGCGTACCGCGGCGTCTTCGGGCCGGACAGAGTCGACGCGGCTCTTGGGACGTCCTGCCGCGCGAAGAGGACCGGAGTCTCCTCGACGGCTCGGACAACGCGACTGCACCCGGCGCGCGccgcgagaggagagccccagcggaggagacagacgaggcgcagcagcaggcGGCGAAGGCCGCCGAGAGTCTCGCGGGTGGACGCCTCGGTCAGTCTGTGAACCGCGGGCagggggaaggcgacgctggagaggagaagcgagaggcagaagaggaagaagaggaagaagagcaagaagaggaagaagtggaagacgaagaagtgaCCGAGACAGTtgacgggagagacaggggcgtctctcctttcgagTCTGGCTGTGTGTTGGATTCAAGCAGTTCCCATCGAGAGTGTGACAAGCAACCTGTTGATGGCGACAAGCTCTGTGAGGCTTCTGTTTCGCTTGAGGCTTCAGGGTCTtcaactggagagagacccAGAAGCCTCCCAGGCCTCGATGAGGAACGACGCGAGGCCGGCGGGGTGCcacaggtgtctcctcatCCGCGACAGGTGGTGCCAGACCCCCTTGAGGAAGACGGGCGAGCGGCACGCTGTGCGCCAGGGGGTCGCAGGGAAGCTCAGCAAACTGCGGATGCAACGGCCTGCTTCGACTTCAAGAGTTCCAGTTCGCAGTTCACGAACTGGGCCGGACTCGGGCCTTCTCGGAGTAGGCACGACGCGCCTGCCGTGCGTCGCTCTGAGTCAGGGGCCTTCTGGCAGGCCGTCGGAGCCGGCAACCTCCCCACCGGTGGCCGCGCGCCCACGAAGGATGAAGAGATGAAGCAGTTGGGTCGAGACCTCGCGGTCTTGTTggtgtcttcgcttccgcttctccaggaccctgcatgcagtgcggCTCTTCGGGCGCTCCTCAAGGCCCACCCACTGATGGCGGGATCGAGCCTGCAGGTGCCGGCCTCTGCCCTCGCGAGTCTTAGCCAGAGTCTGGACATCCTCCTGCAACCACAGACAGGGAACGAGGCagcgacttcttcctcgctcacGTCGCCTCTGGCCTCGTCTCTTGCCAGCGATCCCTGGGACCTTGCAACACGACCCTGCCCGTTCGCCGAGGCCGCAGCGACCCCCGGGCGCCCGGTgccgcgagagagcgactcCGACTACGCGGACCTTCCGCCCATGGATCTCAGCTTCCACGGGACTCCGGCGCTGCCACCAGCCTTCCCTGCCCCCGAGGCCTTTGGTCAGCTCCCCAGCCAGTACGCGAGTCCAATCCAAAGAGACCTCGAAGTCAGGCAAGGCGACAGCGGCCCAACTGGAGCCGACGGGGCTGGCGACGGAGCCGGCGCGGCGAGCAAGAGCGCTCGGCTAGACCCGCGCCTGTGGCTCTCGAGAGCGTTGACGCATGTCGCAGACTTGGTCACGGACCAGCAAATATCAACTCCCCAGGACAGTTTGAACCGCAGCGCAAAGACCGTCGACAAACGGTCTGTCTGGAACACCCGACcatgtgtctctgtctcggacCCAAGTGTCTCCCTCGGGGTCGCTCCCGTTGTTTCAGATGCTTCGAATTCCGGCAGCCACCACGTTCGTTCAATCGCTCCCCGACGAGTCGCGGACAACagtctttttctgccttcaaACGCACAAGTTGTCTTCGAACAGGCGCCGTACCGTGGGCCCCCGCAAGTTCCTTCTGGTGACCCAGTGTATCCTTCttgtcgctcttcgccttgCCAAGCTCATGGCCCGGTTTCCTCGGCGTCGTGGACTCCCGATCCGGCCAACGCCACCCTTCCTGTCGACTGTGCACCTGCTCCGAGCGCCGCTGTCTGCCACGGAGTCTCACAGAGGCTGACGCTGCCTGAGAGGCGCAGCCTGCTGGCGCATGCTTCCTCCAGCTACGGCCTCCCGGCGGGTCCAGAGGCGCCCGTCGGTGGCCGCGTAGGGACCGGTGAGGCGCAGTTGATCGAGGCACCACCGGGAGTTTTccgagctgcatgcgcccctCAGGCGTTCACCGATGTCGGGGATGGCCTCGGGGTGGAACAAAGGGAAGGGGATAGACCAGCGTATGGAGCGACGCAGGGCTTCCAGCTGAGACAGGGACATCATCTGCTCGAGCGCGGGGACCAGTGTTCCGGGGACATCTGGAAGGGTGCAGCGGGACCTGGAGTCAGAGACACTGAGACCGACAAGAGAGCAGCGGAGCGCAGCCTTCGCCTGACGCTTTTGCAGCCCTGGGCGGTCCCCATTCCTGCAGAGGcgccggcgtctctccgcgttctccCTTATGAAGTCGCCACTGCCCCGACGCCTGCGGGACTCCCCTACGGTCCTGCGCATCCGGCTGGCTTCAGATGCGCGCCTGGAGTCCCCTTTGATGAGCCGACGCGCACACAGGCGCTCAGAGAGGGCGCGGTCGGCTGTATGCCCCCTCAGGGGCTACCTTCGAGGCAAACGAGGCAGATGGATTCGGTTGCCGTAGTGGGTCCGCAACCTCCCCGTTTCTGCCAAGGAGACCCcagagtgcatgcgcttcccTGTGGATCTGCAGGCATTGGATTCGTGACCTCAGGCCCAGCCGGAGGACCAGTGGGGTCTGGAGACCTCCCTGCCGCCGGGGCGCAGGCGCTgcggacgagagaggagagggtgAAAATTGAGAGGAGCGCGCTAGAGGCCCCGAgggaacgaaagagagaagactccCCGACCAAAGTGGCGGAGCGTGTGCGAGTCCTCGAGTTGGTTGGGCAGTTGCGCCGCCACATGGGGCGCATTGCGGCGTCAATGTCGAGGATGCGGCCTGTCTCCCAGGAGCTCTGTGGACGCGCGGAAGAGCGTGGACTGCAGGCGAGTCAAACGCCGAGACAGGATAAAGCGAACGAGGTGCAGGCAGCTGTGGCGGTCTCCAGGGACATCGCACCGCCACAGCTTCTCGACAGCTCTACTGGGGTGTCTAGCGAGCCGCccgcgctgcatgcggcggaACACAGGCGAGGACAACAAGGGCGTTTCGAcgcctgtgtttcttccgACAGTGAGCAGCGTCTGGCAGCTTCGCGGCGTCCTGAGGAAGTCCACGCGGATGTCTATCGGGTCCCGCCGGCGGCGTTCGAGAGAGGTCGATCCGATGTGAGGGAGGCAGGTGATGTGTGTTTCGGTGAAGGTAATTCTTTTCATCCTTCGCATCATCGAACGGTGCCAGGGGCGTCGCCGCGACCTGTCCAGGAGGGCCGCTCTACTCCATCTCATTGCCTCGCCATTTCCACTTCAGGATCGCGCGCCCCGGAGCCGTTCTCGAGGGGTcccggaggagacagctggcaGCCGCAGGCGTCCTCGTGTGCGGGGCGCCTCCCAGAGCCTGTGCAGGGCCCACATGGgccagacagcgagaggcaggagacagctgagaggcgagagaccgtcgacgcgagagaggcgaaggcgatgCTGCGCCTGATTCCCGACCTCTATACTCGGCACCCGCCGGCCTTGGGGCTCCTTCTCCACGACTCCattctcccctctttctttcctctccatgTGGCGGAAGTCGCGGCCTTTGCGGCGCTGCTCGTCCAGCAGCCACCCAGTGTCGCCGCAGTTCTCGATGAGGTCTGCCTgtccgccttcctctccagggCTGAGAGACAAGCCGTGCAGAGCCGCAGCTGCGACGAAGCACCACTCCGAAACGCAGGCATCCACAGACAAGCAGAAAGAttcgagagcagagacgagaacagagaagagacacccgagaacagagaagaaagcgacgaggTACACCGTTTGTGGGtcaaggaagaaagaacgtCCAATGTCTTTGTCCGGAGTGCCGTCGATGGAGAGTGCGGAGCCtgggagacgcgagacggTCGCGCAAGGGAGCGTAAGGAAGCGCCGCAGTTTCGCTCTCGAGGCAAAAACtctgctgcaaccagagCAGCAGTTTCGGAGCCGTCAGAACCGGGTGCGAGGGAGGAGCCTTCGGACTGTCTCGACACGCAAGAGACGGCGCATGCAAATTCCTGCCCTACGCGGGACGCGTCTCCTGCGAGTGGGCGGGCGTATCTCAATGCTGCCAAGCGGATTCTCAGGTCCCAAGCAACGCAAGAAGAGTTTCTGGGGGAAGGCGGGAACCCCGAGAAAGAGACCCAGCAGGCTGAGCAGTATGCGTCGCGgttcttgtctttctgttcGACGAcactgcctctctcttcgttctgctCCTCCAACTTATCGACTcacggcgacggcgaggcgcCAGAATCCCTcctgtctgttcttccctCCTTCGTCACGCTGCCTTCGTGCGTGGAGTCgactctcgcctctctcgcgccctCGGCCCCGAAGTCCCAGGGGCTTCTCGCAGCCAACCTGCAAGCCGGCGCAGCAGCCTCAGACGCCCAGACAGAACCACCTCAAGACTTTCCACTTCAGCAGGTCTCTGCGCAAGGTTCGTCTCTCCAAGACTCTTCTGAGGTCTCAGAAACAactccttgtctctccaaCTCACACGCTTCCTCATCTTTTGCTAGTAGCTccgtggagcctgcggcggCCGTCTGTATGGGGCGTGCTGTCTCGTCAGGCGCCGAGCTCGTGTATGGGGAGGAGGCAGGGCCCTCAGAGACTCGAGGggcaggtgtctcctcgtcggcgACGGTCGAGACGAGCGATGTGGGCGCTTCTTGGGTTCCTGGGGCGTTCCACCTCGCAACTGCGACCAGAGGGCGAGAGCGGCGCGCGACCGGACAGGCTGCCTCGCATgaattcttctcttccgctccACCCTCACAGCCGGTGTCTCCCCCATTCTCTTTTCAGTCTCTCCGCTCGGCGCACACAGAGGCCCCTTGGTCTGCTTGGGCTACTCACACCTCCCAGCCGCCTCGCATGGAGGCGCCTGAGGCCGCCAATCCAAATGCGGAGAGCGCGGCAGGCGACGACGCGGGAGTCCGGGAGGACGAGGTTGCTGGGGGTGCCCATCGTGCAGGCAGTGACGACCTGGGGTCGGGCGACTGTGGCAAGCTCACCAGCGAATCGCGCAAATGGGAGAAAGCGCAGTTGTCTTCTCGGCAAAGGCGCGAGGCCTCGcggcatctgcatgcgtgcactCGCCAGAACTCGAACCTCGGCCTCGCCCCCCAGAGCCGCGACGGCGAGTCGAGATCCGTCACTGCCAGTGATTTTTCTTCGGCGATACATGCGTCTGGCCTGCGACAGCCCGACGCACTCAGACACGGCACTGCTTTTTCCGGAggcgcttctttttctcaggtGGATTCCAGCGACTTGTGGTCTCTCTTTGCCAGCAAGCTCGTTCCCGAGACGTCGATTCGCGAGTACGTCTTGCGTCTCCAGTGTTTCTCGCAGATCTCCGCGCACGAGGCACTGATCGCATTGGTGTTGATCTCTCGCGTCATCAGGCGGCACCCGTACCTCCCGTTCGGCGCGCGCAATGCGCACCGGCTCCTCCTCACGGCCTTCATGACAGTCACCAAGGCTCACTCGGACCGTTTCAACACCAATGGGCTCTGGGCGAAGTTCGGGGGTGTTTCTGTTCGTGAACTGAATCGCCTGGAGCacgcgttccttcttcttctcgaccaCCGATGTCTCGTCGCGCTAGACGACTTCTGCGCCGCGTTTTGCTTGGTGAAAGAAGTTTCGAGAACCTTCCCCGCGACGCTGGTTCGCGCTATTGCGGCAGACACTCGACCGTTTGGAAAACCTGCAGAGCCTCTGAACCCCGCAGGCGCGAACCGGCAAGCCGGAAACagtcctgcatgcgcgggcagacacgagaggagaggggagagcacaggtgagaggagaggcgaaagtgGAGCTGAGGGCTACCATCTCGCCTTTGCTTCCAGTTCTGCTCACTCGCCTGAGACGGGTTCTTGTCCTGAGAAGATTGGGGAATGCGGCGTCCTCTGTTCTCGCTGTGGCGCTTGCGCTGGCACAGGggcctgcgcatgcagttctggCGCGTGGCAGGAGGCTTTGGGGGGGACGGGAGGCCTCGGGGTCTTGCCCAACGGGCGCGAGGTTCCAGCGCGACCCGGCTCTGAGGGGGAACGATTCCAAGATGCTCTGAACTGGCGAAGAAGGTTGCCGGACCACCCGGAAGGCGAATCGGGCGCTTCGTCGAACGCCTCGTTTCGTCAGATCCCAGGCATGAGAGGAAGCCCCGTGGGGGTGAACGTGGAAAGGCGTCTAGGGGAGGAGAAACCGGCGAGAGGCGGCACGACCTCACAGCGGATTGGAGAAGCCTCTGGACTGACAGCGTCTCCGCAAATGCTTCTTCCGGATTTCGTTTCTTCAGCGACGAGTGAGGCGGATTCGGGAAAGGGAGGTCGAAGCGTGGCAGCAGCCAACGGGGGCACCCTTTCGCAGGACTCTACTCTCTCTCGACATCGAGGGACCTTCCACAGCACCGccgagagctgcagagaagatCTGAGAGGAGAGCTGAGACAAGatgcgagagaagactcgGGGGACGCGTCGATAAGGAGGGGCTCGTCCGCTTGTCAGGAGTCGCGATTGAGGCGAGAACAACTTGGTGTGTGTGAGGATTTACAcgcagcatgcagagaggcggTGGATCCACAGTTTTACAGGCGTCTGTTGGTGTTGCGGTCTTTCCCGTTTTCGTTTTTATCTGCACAGCTGAAGAGGCGCGAAGCCGAGAGTGCCGGTGAGGAGGAGTGGGTGCTGGAGCAGAACGGAGGaacgcgtgcatgcgacaCAAGAGGCGCgtgtttgtctttttcttaCGGGCAGTGCGTTCAGTCGCGGGCAGGAATTGAGGGGGGTCGGGAAAGAGATACGTTTGAAGACAGGTTTCGAGAGGTCGCCAGGACGTTGACGCCGGATGACTGGATGTTGATAAAAAACCCTCTGGCGAACCTGCTTTTTTGCCCGCACCCGGCCGCCGAGAGGCTGTGA